In Paenibacillus sonchi, the genomic stretch GCAGCCCAAGCGGCGTGCGGTTCAGCAGATAATAAACCACAAGCACAGAGAGAATCGAGAGATAGGTCAAAATATGATGGCCTGAGAGGATCGGGCCCAGCACCGGAATATCCTTCAGCAGCGGAATCTCCACACTCGGCAGCACCTTGCTCGCTAAGGAAGTGGAAGAGCCCTTGTCCCCGCTAAGCAGATACAGAATGAATACTGTACCGCCTGATGCGAACATATTGATCGCCACACCGCCGAGAATAATATGGGTTTTGAATTTCAAGGTGAAAAAAGCCAATATCCCCGCAATAAGCGTTCCTGATAATACTGCTCCCAGCAGTCCGACCCAGGCGCTATGCGTATAGGCACTTACAATGACACCGGTCAAAGCGGAGACGAGCATAATGCCTTCCATCCCGATGTTGATGATGCCCGCGCGGTTTGAGATCAGCGCACCCAGCGCAGCGAACAGAATCGGCGTAGTCACCCGCAGCACCGAAAAGGCAAAATCCGTCGTCAGAATGACGTTCAGCAGACTGTTCATGCTTCCTTGGCCTCCTTCAGCAGCATCCGGTTCTTCCAGAACTTGAGGAATTGCTCAGCGGAAATCAGCAGAATAATAACGGCTTGAATAATGGAGATCATCTCGGACGGCACATCGGACAGCCGTGCCATCAGATCGGCGCCTATCCGGATATAGGCCAGAAACAGCGCAGAGGCGATGACGGACAGCGGGTTGTTTTTGGCCAGCATCGCTACCAGCGCACCATCCAGGCCATATCCCGGCAGCGAGGTCCACTGGAACCGGCTGTACATCCCGAGCACTTCCACCGAGCCGCCCATGCCGGCAATAAATCCGGCGATCAAGTGGACCAGGATAATGACCTTGGCCGTCTTCATTCCAGAATAGCGGGCGAATTCGCGGTTGGCCCCTGTCATCCGCAGCTCGTACCCCCACTTGGTCCGGTAGAGAAACAGATGGGCCAGTACAATCAGCACCAGTACAATAATCAGTCCGGTATGAATCCGGGTGCCCGGGAAAATTTTGCTCAACTGCGCCGTCTTCTCGAATTTAAAGGAAACATTGGCAAAAGCTTTGGCATCCCGCAGGTGATAGTTCAGCAGGTACAGCCCCACGCCAAACAAAATATTATTGAACATCAGTGAAGTTACCAGTTCATTGGCGTTCCACTTGGCCTTGAGAATACCAGGGACCGCTGACAGCAGCGCCCCTACGATGGAGCCTGCGGCAATCGCCACCAGCGGATGCAGCCAGCCGCCCAGACTGAGGTGAATCGCCAGTACAGAAGCAACGACACCGGAGAAATAAAAGATCCCTTCCGCCCCCAGGTTGAACATATTGGCCCGGAACAGTAATGAAACGGCCAGCCCTGTGAACATCAGAGGTATCGCCATCTCAATGACGTTGCCGATATGCCCCTTGGTGGATAACGGCTCCAGCAGGAAGATGCCGATGGTCTTCACCGGCTGGTCGCTGACAAGCGAGATGATCAGAAAGGCAATAATCAGCGCTATGACAATAACCGCCGCTGTCCGGATGGCCTCGAAGTATTTGACTTTAAACATGGTTTACGGCCCTCCCGGTCTGCTCTTTATCCTGCCGGTGGATTCCCAGCATATACAGTCCCAATTCCTCCTCGCTTACCGCAGAAGGTTTATCAAAATAGGCGACAATCTGACCCTCATACATGACAAGGAGGCTGTCGCTGAGCTCCAGAATTTCATTCAAATCCGCCGATACCAGCACAATGGCGCAATGATCCGAGCGCAGCTCCAGCAGCTTCTGGTGAATGAATTGCGCAGCCCCGATGTCCACACCCCGGGTCGGCTGCTCGGCAATGAGCAGCTGCGGATTCGTGGAGCATTCCCTGGCGACAACCACCTTTTGCATGTTGCCCCCGGACAGCATGCCGATCGGCTGCTGCGGGCCGGAGCAGCGCACCTTGAACTCCTCTACCAGCGAAGCTGCCAGAGCGGCAATCTTGGAGCCCTTGAGAAATGGCCCCTTGTTCATATCCTTCGAACGATACCGCGTAGAAATCAGGTTGTCGGCAATGCTGGCCTCTCCAGCAGAGCCTTGGCGCATCCGGTCCTCGGGAATATAAGACACCCCCAGGCCGCGGATGTCCAGGATATCCGCATCACGGATATCTGTCCCTTGTACACGTACTGATCCGCTGGAGGATACGCCGCGCAGGCCGCCGGTCAGCGCCTCGATCAGCTGTGTCTGCCCGTTCCCCTCGACACCGGCGATGCCGACAATCTGTCCTTCGCGGACCGAGAAGCTGACCTCGGACAACAGCGCTTTTCCTTGGCTGTCTGTGACGCCCAGCCGGTCCACCGCAAGCACCGGCTGGCCGAGGGAGGTCTTGTCCTTCTCATATTTCAGCACCACATCCCGGCCGACCATCAGCCGCGAGATTTCCTGCTCGCTTACTTCGCTCGTCTGAAAGACGCCTTCGCTTCTGCCGCCGCGCATAATGGTAATCCGGTCGCAGATCGCTTTGACTTCCTTCAGCTTGTGCGAGATAAATACGATCGTATGTCCCTGCCCCTTAAGCTGCTGCAGCTCATGGAACAGCTCCTCCGTTTCCTGCGGGGTCAGCACTGCCGTCGGCTCGTCGAGGATGAGGATTTGGGCGCCGCGCACGAGCGCCTTCAGAATCTCCACCTTCTGCTTCATGCCGACGGTCAGGTCCTCCACCTTCGCTTTGGGATTCACCGCGAGGTTGTATTTGCGCGCCGTCTCCTCCGTCAGACGCACCGCTTCGCTATAATCGAAGCCTACGCCTTTGCGCGGCTCCATGCCCAGCACCATATTTTCCGCCACGGTAAAAGAAGGCACCAGCATGAAATGCTGATGAACCATGCCGATGCCGCGGTCAATCGCATCCTGCGGGGACTGGAGCCTTACTTTGTCTCCCCGGATGTAGATCTCACCGTCACTTGGCTCTTCCATCCCGAACATAATCTTCATCAGAGTGGATTTGCCCGCACCGTTCTCTCCTGCAATCGCATGGATTTCTCCTTCGCGCAAAGAAAATGCAACGTTCTTGTTCGCAACAACGCCGTTCGGATACACTTTGGTGATTCCCCGCATTTCCAGCAGAGCATTTGCCATGGGTCATCAACGCCTTTCAACTTGGGTAATCTGCAAAAATAGGCAGCTGGAACTCTTCGTAACGAAGAGATTCCAACTGCGGGAGCCGGCTTACCGGTGTGACTTAAGGTTTAACGGCA encodes the following:
- a CDS encoding ABC transporter permease; translated protein: MNSLLNVILTTDFAFSVLRVTTPILFAALGALISNRAGIINIGMEGIMLVSALTGVIVSAYTHSAWVGLLGAVLSGTLIAGILAFFTLKFKTHIILGGVAINMFASGGTVFILYLLSGDKGSSTSLASKVLPSVEIPLLKDIPVLGPILSGHHILTYLSILSVLVVYYLLNRTPLGLRIRSVGENPHAAQSVGVSVIKIQYTALLLSGFFASLGGAYMSMGYLSLFTRDMVAGRGWIAIAAESMGRSTTVGTALTSLLFGAADALANALQVLKIPAELIATLPYVATVIGLIIYAVSETRKKNKKLKTTTSK
- a CDS encoding ABC transporter permease → MFKVKYFEAIRTAAVIVIALIIAFLIISLVSDQPVKTIGIFLLEPLSTKGHIGNVIEMAIPLMFTGLAVSLLFRANMFNLGAEGIFYFSGVVASVLAIHLSLGGWLHPLVAIAAGSIVGALLSAVPGILKAKWNANELVTSLMFNNILFGVGLYLLNYHLRDAKAFANVSFKFEKTAQLSKIFPGTRIHTGLIIVLVLIVLAHLFLYRTKWGYELRMTGANREFARYSGMKTAKVIILVHLIAGFIAGMGGSVEVLGMYSRFQWTSLPGYGLDGALVAMLAKNNPLSVIASALFLAYIRIGADLMARLSDVPSEMISIIQAVIILLISAEQFLKFWKNRMLLKEAKEA
- a CDS encoding ABC transporter ATP-binding protein, with product MANALLEMRGITKVYPNGVVANKNVAFSLREGEIHAIAGENGAGKSTLMKIMFGMEEPSDGEIYIRGDKVRLQSPQDAIDRGIGMVHQHFMLVPSFTVAENMVLGMEPRKGVGFDYSEAVRLTEETARKYNLAVNPKAKVEDLTVGMKQKVEILKALVRGAQILILDEPTAVLTPQETEELFHELQQLKGQGHTIVFISHKLKEVKAICDRITIMRGGRSEGVFQTSEVSEQEISRLMVGRDVVLKYEKDKTSLGQPVLAVDRLGVTDSQGKALLSEVSFSVREGQIVGIAGVEGNGQTQLIEALTGGLRGVSSSGSVRVQGTDIRDADILDIRGLGVSYIPEDRMRQGSAGEASIADNLISTRYRSKDMNKGPFLKGSKIAALAASLVEEFKVRCSGPQQPIGMLSGGNMQKVVVARECSTNPQLLIAEQPTRGVDIGAAQFIHQKLLELRSDHCAIVLVSADLNEILELSDSLLVMYEGQIVAYFDKPSAVSEEELGLYMLGIHRQDKEQTGRAVNHV